The Staphylococcus carnosus genome has a segment encoding these proteins:
- the asp3 gene encoding accessory Sec system protein Asp3 codes for MADAQHFNVYWRQINQSTFMYGARLQFKSGGALYYNRLMPSGTVIHEWYMHTNFYTDRAFPTLPFLKKGVTYHFKFHVTSTPANTIYFKIIFLKRNGTEAASYIAKDYEIDIEMPEDAYEYQVQMVNAAMESLHFKRIEIIPEEKVAAASHPADTLEALRQKGGG; via the coding sequence ATGGCAGATGCACAACATTTTAATGTTTATTGGCGACAAATCAATCAGTCCACTTTTATGTACGGCGCAAGACTGCAATTTAAGTCTGGCGGTGCTTTATATTATAATCGCTTGATGCCTTCAGGTACTGTGATTCATGAATGGTATATGCATACGAACTTTTATACTGATCGTGCATTTCCGACACTCCCTTTTTTGAAAAAAGGTGTCACGTATCATTTTAAATTTCATGTGACTTCAACACCTGCAAATACAATTTACTTTAAAATCATCTTTTTAAAAAGAAACGGTACAGAAGCGGCATCATATATTGCGAAAGACTATGAAATAGATATAGAGATGCCAGAAGATGCATACGAATACCAAGTGCAAATGGTTAATGCGGCGATGGAATCACTGCATTTCAAACGTATAGAGATTATTCCAGAAGAAAAAGTAGCAGCAGCATCTCATCCTGCCGATACTTTAGAAGCACTTCGCCAAAAGGGAGGTGGCTGA
- the asp2 gene encoding accessory Sec system protein Asp2, with the protein MARKFRALQIGPINYEEAFESQSEIDWHYINPEEIERDFETLYQEIQAEKAFEFILIQTAFSEKLAALLEILSEPFNTYVESPYWEDKFEQFSAERKYFYRAVIGETKADLIDKIKTIGFSGQYGDKVSTIDALVNPAFTGTMQYNGNVNVELEGDYGEVFTPLIHWKTILTANKNKANDIWPEFEIEGDVELQYTFRVGDNSAVDRILETHTFTQDDLTEPITIQKQPINCYIAVSIKAKGSGKVKIGPVHKRWSRLDFGDFILGGHRFTDAHRNEFIYYFNPGDLKPPLNVYFSGYRPAEGFEAFFMMKKMGAPFLLFGDPRLEGGAFYAGSEEYETAITQTIKDTLAELNFSDRDLIMSGLSMGSFGALYYSGKLKPKAIIVGKPLVNMGTIAANMRLVRPNDFGTMLDILLKNEHSNEEIAIQHLNDKFWKYMKNNDLTDTTFAISYMEHDDYDPRAHDDLVNYFGKQKVKIISRGIPGRHNDDTPTIANWFTNFYNIMLRNEFGR; encoded by the coding sequence ATGGCACGTAAATTCAGAGCACTCCAAATCGGTCCGATTAACTATGAAGAGGCATTTGAATCACAAAGTGAAATAGATTGGCACTATATCAATCCAGAAGAGATTGAGCGTGATTTTGAAACACTTTATCAAGAGATACAAGCAGAAAAGGCATTTGAATTTATCCTGATTCAAACAGCGTTTTCTGAGAAACTGGCAGCTTTGTTAGAAATATTGAGTGAACCTTTTAATACTTATGTTGAAAGTCCTTATTGGGAAGATAAATTTGAGCAGTTCAGTGCTGAAAGAAAGTATTTTTACAGGGCAGTGATAGGGGAAACAAAAGCAGATTTAATTGATAAAATTAAAACAATCGGATTCTCTGGTCAATACGGAGATAAAGTCAGTACGATAGATGCTTTAGTCAATCCGGCATTTACAGGAACGATGCAGTATAACGGCAATGTTAATGTTGAGTTAGAAGGAGACTATGGAGAAGTATTTACACCGCTCATCCATTGGAAAACGATTTTGACTGCCAATAAAAATAAAGCCAATGATATTTGGCCGGAATTTGAAATTGAAGGGGATGTTGAGCTGCAATATACTTTCAGAGTCGGTGATAACAGTGCTGTTGATCGTATTTTAGAAACACACACATTCACACAAGATGACTTAACAGAACCTATCACCATTCAAAAACAACCTATCAACTGTTATATTGCGGTATCTATTAAAGCGAAAGGATCAGGTAAAGTTAAAATCGGTCCGGTACATAAACGCTGGTCACGTTTAGATTTCGGAGATTTTATACTAGGCGGGCATCGTTTTACAGATGCACATCGCAATGAATTTATTTATTATTTCAATCCCGGAGATTTAAAGCCGCCGTTAAATGTATATTTTAGCGGTTACCGTCCCGCAGAAGGATTTGAAGCCTTTTTCATGATGAAAAAAATGGGTGCACCTTTCTTGTTATTCGGTGACCCGAGACTTGAAGGCGGTGCTTTTTATGCGGGGTCTGAAGAATATGAAACAGCAATTACACAAACGATTAAAGATACGTTAGCTGAGTTGAATTTTTCAGATCGAGATTTAATCATGTCAGGATTATCAATGGGGTCATTCGGGGCATTGTATTATAGTGGTAAATTAAAACCTAAAGCGATTATTGTAGGTAAACCGCTCGTTAATATGGGAACGATAGCTGCTAATATGCGTTTAGTACGGCCGAATGACTTTGGGACAATGCTCGATATCTTATTGAAAAATGAGCATTCGAACGAAGAAATCGCAATTCAGCACCTCAATGACAAGTTTTGGAAATATATGAAAAACAATGATTTAACAGATACAACATTTGCGATTTCGTATATGGAACATGATGACTATGATCCGCGTGCACATGATGATTTAGTAAACTATTTTGGTAAACAGAAGGTGAAAATTATCAGTCGCGGTATTCCAGGGCGGCATAATGATGATACTCCAACCATCGCGAACTGGTTTACGAACTTCTATAATATTATGCTCAGAAATGAGTTTGGGAGATAG
- the asp1 gene encoding accessory Sec system protein Asp1, protein MKYLIPAWYNEGNWWRDKAVPFYETHLTTEFDDMISLGNMFEKHEESFELICLNYHSQLRNFLYRNGLFEASYWSVFDAIQGFEQATPQPIDYRDLYWPEGTEFIYTPYIVKAYTGTHTSSNIYMSQEGYMTWVEDYRDEKIEKRYVFDDRGFLSSVTFFNENKQPEKIAYLKREGKTVIEEYLETGEVEVSEAFRHHFKQSEYISMKEVIQEYLATNIEKHQSSQNAYIAASDSRHNALLTEVIEGKQLTFSLFSRRQPELSHSDLNTISAARHWLIDSQAQENKLKQYKEEANLTVDMMHHTPFPAQILPNLSSQLHETEIGLMIDGLSLEAVNEQLDVLIPYVQQGEDLRLVLLTRHSRSQRAEALKGRIDEVNEQFAKAQPGYLLMDEAQIAELKLVRFEFIPFEADIVKLISTLRIMIDLNTEPDLFLQISSISAGIPQINRYHTEYMKDRANGLLVTADSELPQALDTFLIGLKNWNFAFAYSVQLVEAYSSEKLVKQLNRFIEGETYGT, encoded by the coding sequence GTGAAATATTTAATTCCAGCTTGGTATAACGAAGGCAATTGGTGGCGTGATAAAGCGGTACCGTTCTATGAAACACATTTAACAACAGAATTTGATGATATGATCAGTCTCGGAAATATGTTTGAAAAACATGAAGAATCTTTTGAACTTATTTGTTTGAATTATCATTCTCAGCTCCGCAATTTTTTATATCGCAATGGTCTTTTTGAAGCTTCTTATTGGTCAGTATTTGATGCGATACAAGGTTTTGAACAAGCTACACCGCAACCGATAGATTATCGAGATTTGTATTGGCCGGAAGGTACAGAATTTATTTATACACCTTATATTGTCAAAGCTTATACCGGTACACATACATCTTCTAATATTTATATGAGTCAAGAAGGTTATATGACATGGGTTGAAGATTATCGGGATGAAAAAATTGAAAAAAGATATGTATTTGATGATCGCGGTTTTCTTTCCAGCGTGACATTTTTCAATGAAAACAAACAACCTGAGAAAATTGCGTATTTGAAGCGTGAAGGTAAAACAGTAATAGAAGAATATTTAGAAACTGGAGAAGTCGAAGTGAGTGAAGCTTTTCGTCACCATTTCAAGCAGTCGGAATATATTTCGATGAAAGAAGTGATTCAAGAATATTTAGCGACTAATATTGAAAAGCATCAAAGCAGTCAAAATGCTTATATCGCAGCTTCTGATTCAAGACATAATGCATTGTTGACTGAAGTCATTGAGGGCAAGCAATTAACATTTTCTCTTTTCAGCCGAAGACAACCTGAACTGAGTCATTCTGACTTAAACACTATCAGTGCAGCTCGACATTGGCTGATAGATTCACAAGCACAAGAAAACAAACTCAAACAATACAAAGAAGAAGCGAATCTGACGGTCGATATGATGCATCACACACCGTTTCCAGCTCAGATACTGCCGAATTTAAGCAGTCAATTGCATGAAACGGAAATCGGTTTAATGATTGATGGCTTATCGCTTGAAGCAGTGAATGAACAATTAGATGTCTTAATTCCTTATGTCCAACAAGGAGAAGACTTGCGCTTAGTACTTTTGACACGCCACTCACGCTCACAACGTGCAGAAGCATTAAAAGGGCGAATTGATGAAGTAAATGAACAATTTGCGAAAGCACAACCTGGTTATTTATTGATGGATGAAGCACAAATTGCTGAATTAAAATTGGTTCGTTTCGAATTTATTCCATTTGAAGCAGATATTGTAAAACTCATTTCAACACTACGTATTATGATTGATTTGAACACAGAACCAGACTTGTTTTTACAAATCAGCAGTATCAGTGCAGGTATTCCCCAAATTAACCGTTATCATACAGAATATATGAAAGATAGGGCCAATGGATTGTTAGTTACTGCTGACTCTGAACTCCCCCAAGCCCTTGATACATTTCTTATCGGCTTGAAGAACTGGAACTTTGCTTTTGCTTATTCAGTTCAACTGGTAGAAGCGTATTCTTCTGAAAAACTGGTCAAACAACTTAATCGATTTATAGAAGGTGAAACATATGGCACGTAA
- the gtfB gene encoding accessory Sec system glycosylation chaperone GtfB: MINLFERFNQPTETLYFSMMEAGLDHLTVVLNDDGFLPEAVTSPYRFFAENEIKDNDHALYFNEIEVPRFWNIEGDNNQAVIKDMGQVRGKIHYQPNYKQRIVSSVEWLDPQGFVRYRDHYDQFGICFAQTTYDLRGVAIFKEYFTREGEPLIYVNYTTSNYVLTWHGKDYFFETEVDFIVFYLEVMGIDLDSFVINHLGTPLSVVYNLNTEGHDYVVWQEHIDVNTALPGNMQLILNEKGINRSLRDFTLIVPDRHEYDEIVGKVDKDAKQKVELGGYIYPFTRRNQFTPHILTMTNSDQIENLEELVKLSPHLKFHIGALTEMSSKLMAMERYENVKLYPSIERETVKKLYDECDIYLDINSGNEILDAVRRAFLADMLIFAYAETAHNLKYVLDGEDGDVFRTADYRELMHKLHQTVDNHEKWRDLLKRQKQQANAVDVGAFRRLFE; encoded by the coding sequence ATGATTAATCTATTTGAACGTTTTAATCAACCGACTGAAACATTGTATTTTTCAATGATGGAAGCTGGATTGGATCATCTGACAGTTGTATTAAATGATGATGGGTTCTTACCAGAAGCAGTGACTTCGCCTTATCGTTTTTTTGCAGAGAATGAAATTAAAGACAACGACCATGCCTTGTATTTTAATGAGATTGAAGTGCCGCGATTTTGGAATATCGAAGGCGATAACAATCAAGCAGTCATTAAAGATATGGGGCAAGTGCGCGGAAAGATTCACTATCAGCCGAATTATAAACAGCGTATCGTCAGCAGTGTAGAGTGGTTAGATCCACAAGGGTTTGTCCGGTACCGGGATCATTATGACCAATTCGGCATATGTTTTGCACAGACAACCTATGATTTACGCGGTGTTGCTATTTTTAAGGAATATTTCACGCGTGAAGGTGAACCTTTAATATATGTGAATTACACGACATCGAATTATGTGCTGACATGGCATGGAAAAGACTATTTCTTTGAAACAGAAGTAGATTTTATTGTGTTTTATTTAGAAGTCATGGGTATTGATTTGGATAGTTTTGTGATTAATCATCTTGGTACACCTTTATCAGTCGTTTATAATTTAAACACTGAAGGTCATGATTATGTCGTTTGGCAAGAACATATCGATGTGAATACTGCATTGCCAGGTAATATGCAATTGATACTCAATGAAAAAGGTATCAATCGTTCGTTGCGTGATTTTACATTGATTGTGCCGGATCGCCATGAATATGATGAGATTGTTGGAAAAGTTGATAAGGATGCCAAACAGAAAGTGGAGTTAGGCGGTTATATTTATCCATTTACGCGCCGTAATCAGTTTACGCCTCATATATTGACAATGACCAATTCGGATCAAATTGAGAATTTAGAGGAACTGGTGAAATTAAGTCCTCATTTAAAATTCCATATTGGTGCTTTGACTGAAATGTCTTCTAAGTTGATGGCGATGGAGCGTTATGAGAATGTAAAACTCTATCCATCGATTGAACGAGAAACAGTGAAAAAGTTGTATGATGAGTGTGATATTTATTTAGATATCAATTCTGGTAATGAAATTTTAGATGCGGTTCGACGTGCTTTCTTAGCAGATATGCTGATTTTTGCATATGCGGAAACTGCGCATAATTTGAAGTATGTGTTGGACGGAGAAGATGGTGATGTTTTTAGAACTGCAGATTATCGTGAATTAATGCATAAATTACATCAGACTGTAGATAATCATGAAAAATGGCGCGATTTATTGAAACGACAAAAACAACAAGCTAATGCTGTAGATGTTGGAGCGTTTCGCCGACTATTTGAATAA
- the secA2 gene encoding accessory Sec system translocase SecA2, with protein MANMMQQTINRMRLRSLERTLRKINQLSDTMAEKTDAELQKQTVVFKAALKNGKSLDDILPQAYATAREASKRVLGMYPKDVQVLGAIVLHEGNIAEMQTGEGKTLTATLPLYLNALSGHGAFLVTTNDYLAERDYEEMRPLYEWLGLTTSLGFIGDPDYEYQPGEKQAIYKADIIYTTNGRLGFDYLIDNLADSLEGKFMPDLNYALIDEIDSIILDAAQTPLVISGAPRVQSNLFEITKQFVQTLEKERDFKIDERKKEVWLTSRGIKATREYFNVPDLFETRHLDLVRNINLALRARYLFEVDIDYYVLKGEIVLIDRITGRLLPGTKLQSGLHQAIEAKEDIEITNDMSIMATITFQNLFKQFHQFAGMTGTAKQGEKELNDLYSKIVVQIPTDKPVQREDYKDRVFMTIEDKNKALMQRLLELYHSKRPVLLITRTAEAAEQFSMFLFQNNIPNNLLIAQNAAKEAQMIAEAGQLGAVTVATSMAGRGTDIKLEEGVAELGGLAVLIHEHMDNSRVDRQLRGRSGRQGDPGSSQIYISLEDYVVKRWGNTNLLDNDKLKQQDASELEQSPLFRHRVSKIVHKAQQISEEQGITAREMANEYEKSISIQRGLIYKERNNVLALNDFSQFDIGRMAEDVYRQFVKEHWYQLDADVLRSYIYKNVSFDFKGDVEATTLESQETVIGFLVRLFQSQKRRTAETINDAVMYHEFLQKCVLKAIDQGWIRQVDHLQQLKGSVNNRQNGQRNAIFEYHRAALESYETMGEEIKQNMIRNISLSMVTFGKEDEMIIHFP; from the coding sequence ATGGCTAATATGATGCAGCAAACGATTAACCGCATGCGGTTGCGCTCTTTAGAAAGAACATTACGCAAAATTAACCAGTTGAGTGACACAATGGCTGAAAAAACAGATGCTGAATTGCAGAAACAAACTGTTGTTTTTAAAGCAGCATTAAAGAATGGAAAGTCTTTAGATGATATTTTACCGCAAGCTTATGCGACAGCACGAGAAGCCAGCAAACGTGTGCTTGGTATGTATCCAAAAGATGTGCAAGTGCTCGGTGCTATTGTCTTGCATGAAGGTAATATCGCAGAAATGCAGACTGGAGAAGGTAAAACACTGACAGCGACATTACCGTTATATTTAAATGCTTTAAGTGGGCACGGTGCTTTTCTAGTTACCACCAATGATTATTTAGCAGAACGCGATTATGAAGAAATGCGTCCTTTGTATGAATGGCTGGGTTTAACTACTTCTTTAGGTTTTATCGGAGATCCTGATTATGAATACCAGCCTGGAGAGAAACAAGCGATTTATAAAGCAGATATTATTTATACGACAAATGGCCGTTTAGGTTTTGATTATTTAATCGATAACTTGGCTGATTCATTAGAAGGAAAATTTATGCCGGATTTGAATTACGCATTGATTGATGAAATTGATTCTATTATTTTAGATGCTGCACAAACACCACTGGTGATTTCTGGCGCACCGCGTGTACAATCTAATTTATTTGAAATTACGAAGCAATTTGTACAAACGCTGGAAAAAGAACGCGACTTTAAAATTGATGAACGTAAGAAGGAAGTGTGGCTGACTTCAAGAGGTATCAAAGCAACACGAGAATATTTCAATGTACCGGATTTATTTGAAACGCGCCATTTAGATTTAGTGCGCAATATTAATTTAGCATTGCGTGCACGTTATTTGTTTGAAGTGGATATCGATTATTATGTCTTAAAAGGTGAAATTGTATTAATCGATCGTATTACAGGACGCTTATTGCCAGGAACAAAATTACAATCAGGCCTGCATCAAGCGATTGAAGCTAAAGAAGATATTGAGATTACCAATGACATGAGTATTATGGCAACGATTACGTTCCAAAATTTATTCAAGCAATTCCATCAATTTGCAGGAATGACCGGTACGGCTAAACAAGGTGAAAAAGAGCTGAATGATTTATATAGTAAAATTGTAGTTCAAATTCCGACTGATAAACCTGTGCAGAGGGAAGATTATAAAGATAGAGTATTTATGACGATTGAAGATAAGAACAAGGCATTGATGCAACGGTTATTAGAGCTCTATCATTCTAAGAGGCCGGTGTTGTTGATTACACGAACAGCTGAAGCGGCTGAACAATTTTCGATGTTTCTTTTTCAAAACAACATCCCAAATAATTTGCTGATTGCACAAAATGCAGCAAAAGAAGCGCAGATGATTGCTGAAGCGGGACAACTCGGTGCAGTAACTGTGGCAACGAGTATGGCTGGGCGCGGTACGGATATAAAATTAGAAGAAGGTGTCGCTGAACTAGGAGGATTAGCGGTTTTAATTCATGAACATATGGATAACAGCCGTGTTGATCGCCAATTGCGCGGTCGTTCTGGTCGGCAAGGCGACCCAGGTTCATCGCAAATTTATATTTCACTTGAAGATTATGTCGTAAAACGTTGGGGCAATACCAATTTATTAGACAATGATAAGTTGAAGCAACAAGATGCATCAGAGCTAGAACAAAGCCCGCTCTTTCGACATAGAGTCAGCAAGATTGTACATAAAGCACAGCAGATTTCTGAAGAACAAGGTATCACAGCACGCGAGATGGCTAATGAATATGAAAAAAGCATCAGTATCCAACGAGGATTGATTTACAAAGAACGTAATAATGTACTGGCCCTTAATGATTTCAGCCAGTTCGATATAGGACGTATGGCAGAAGATGTATATCGTCAATTTGTTAAAGAACATTGGTACCAACTTGATGCTGATGTGTTGCGTTCTTATATTTACAAAAATGTCAGTTTTGATTTCAAAGGTGATGTTGAAGCAACAACATTGGAAAGTCAAGAGACTGTCATTGGATTTTTAGTGCGCTTATTTCAATCACAGAAGCGGAGAACTGCAGAAACTATCAATGATGCGGTAATGTATCATGAATTTTTACAGAAGTGTGTATTAAAGGCAATAGACCAAGGGTGGATTCGACAAGTAGACCATCTGCAGCAACTAAAAGGCAGTGTAAATAATCGTCAAAATGGACAACGAAATGCAATATTTGAATACCATCGTGCAGCTTTAGAATCATATGAAACGATGGGAGAAGAAATTAAACAAAATATGATTCGCAATATTAGCTTGAGTATGGTGACATTCGGCAAAGAAGATGAAATGATTATCCATTTTCCATAA
- a CDS encoding DNA-3-methyladenine glycosylase 2 — MEFKQLFIHTFKENLYKDTWFTSSINDSWYQQSIQFNLYYQTPYIWTAMIDYLSKRAIPRVEIVQDNYYARTVLLKDTATKRAVKGWLKVKNNTKNNALLVEMSASLIHEWNKIIQKLRHFFDLEVNPEIINKTLNEDWITKGLRVPGAFNGFELGVRAILGQQITVKAATTISGRLVHALGTPFKTKIAGLDTLFPIPEKFVYLAHCDTPISDLLGPLGVTVRRSNTIAALAEAIVNGEVQLNPVVHGVESSIPSNRYNTQMETAESEMNRLLAIKGIGKWTAQYIGMRALGYTDSFLETDIGIKNAMPNDTTPKSRLAVAEKWHPLRSYAVVNLWNTLN; from the coding sequence ATGGAATTCAAACAACTATTTATTCATACATTCAAAGAAAATTTATATAAAGACACATGGTTTACCAGCTCCATTAATGACAGCTGGTATCAACAATCAATACAATTTAATTTATATTATCAAACACCTTATATTTGGACAGCCATGATAGATTATTTAAGCAAACGGGCTATTCCAAGAGTTGAAATAGTGCAAGATAATTACTATGCGCGTACCGTTTTACTTAAAGATACTGCTACAAAAAGAGCTGTAAAAGGTTGGCTTAAGGTAAAAAACAATACAAAAAACAATGCGCTCCTGGTAGAAATGAGTGCAAGCTTAATACATGAATGGAACAAAATAATTCAGAAACTACGTCATTTTTTTGATTTAGAGGTCAATCCTGAAATCATCAACAAGACACTCAACGAAGATTGGATAACCAAAGGATTACGTGTACCAGGTGCATTTAATGGATTTGAGTTAGGTGTGCGGGCAATATTAGGGCAACAAATTACGGTTAAAGCAGCTACAACTATATCAGGCAGACTCGTTCATGCATTAGGTACACCCTTTAAAACTAAAATAGCAGGATTAGATACATTGTTCCCTATTCCAGAGAAGTTTGTGTATTTAGCACATTGCGACACCCCTATTTCAGATTTATTAGGTCCTTTAGGTGTTACAGTACGTCGCTCCAATACAATCGCTGCTTTAGCCGAAGCAATTGTAAATGGAGAAGTACAATTAAATCCTGTTGTACACGGCGTTGAATCATCCATTCCTTCCAATCGATATAATACACAGATGGAAACTGCCGAATCTGAAATGAACCGACTACTAGCAATCAAAGGAATCGGTAAATGGACAGCACAATATATCGGCATGCGCGCACTTGGTTATACTGATAGTTTCCTAGAAACAGACATCGGAATTAAAAATGCAATGCCAAATGATACAACACCAAAATCACGTCTAGCTGTTGCAGAAAAATGGCATCCGCTTCGCAGCTACGCAGTCGTCAATTTATGGAACACTCTCAATTAA